A single Pseudanabaenaceae cyanobacterium SKYG29 DNA region contains:
- a CDS encoding DUF1664 domain-containing protein gives MADITNEQLKDLILGKFAELDKRIDHLDKKMEVGFAELRGEIKEVRAQVEGVRNELKGEIQAVRNELKGDIKTIEAKLDGFDKRISNQEFITRSIFATVLGGILLALGRFLFPIDVKKLLTSFADFLNTMSVL, from the coding sequence ATGGCAGACATTACCAATGAACAGCTGAAGGACTTGATTCTGGGCAAATTTGCTGAGCTGGACAAAAGGATTGACCATCTGGACAAAAAGATGGAGGTAGGCTTTGCCGAGTTGCGGGGCGAAATCAAGGAAGTACGGGCACAAGTGGAGGGTGTCCGCAACGAACTCAAAGGGGAAATACAGGCAGTCAGAAATGAACTCAAAGGGGACATCAAGACCATAGAAGCCAAACTCGATGGCTTTGACAAACGCATCAGCAATCAAGAATTCATCACCAGAAGTATTTTTGCCACAGTTTTGGGCGGCATTCTCCTTGCCCTCGGCAGATTCCTCTTTCCCATCGATGTCAAAAAACTGCTCACTAGCTTTGCTGACTTTCTCAATACAATGAGTGTTCTCTAA
- a CDS encoding PP2C family protein-serine/threonine phosphatase, which produces MEPASEVGGDYYDVWQNNGVLHLSIGDVTGHGLESGLLMLMVQTAVRAISALDISDPITFLQALNKVIYENTRRINSDRNLTFILLSYKNEQLTITGQHESVILLKGGGEIELIDSIDLGFPIGLEADIQEFIHSVSIPFKSGDIVLLYTDGIVEAENSQKQHYGLDRLCDQLKQNAHKTAQEIRKAIIKDLKAHIGKQKIYDDITLLVIKHPGSSK; this is translated from the coding sequence ATGGAGCCAGCTTCTGAGGTAGGGGGAGATTACTACGATGTCTGGCAGAACAATGGTGTATTACATTTAAGCATAGGAGATGTAACGGGGCATGGCTTAGAAAGCGGTCTCTTGATGTTAATGGTACAGACAGCAGTACGTGCTATTTCAGCCCTGGATATTTCCGATCCCATTACCTTTTTACAAGCCCTCAATAAAGTAATTTATGAAAATACTAGGCGAATTAATTCCGATCGGAATCTCACTTTTATTCTGCTGTCCTACAAAAATGAACAACTGACGATCACTGGTCAACATGAGTCAGTAATTTTACTCAAAGGCGGAGGGGAAATTGAGTTAATAGATTCTATAGATTTGGGATTTCCTATTGGTTTAGAAGCAGACATTCAAGAATTCATTCACTCGGTTAGTATTCCTTTCAAAAGTGGGGACATAGTCCTATTATACACTGACGGCATTGTCGAAGCAGAAAACAGCCAAAAACAACACTATGGCTTAGACAGACTTTGTGATCAGTTAAAACAAAACGCCCATAAAACCGCCCAAGAAATTCGCAAAGCCATTATTAAGGACCTAAAAGCCCACATTGGTAAGCAAAAAATCTATGATGACATCACTCTATTAGTGATTAAACATCCTGGGAGTTCCAAATGA